From Arcobacter arenosus:
TTTTGCTTTTCTTAAAAGTTCACCTTGTGAAGTTACAACAGAATCTGCAACTAATAATGGCATATCCTCACAGCCATATTTAGAAAACAGCTCTTTATATTTTCCTAGTGTTGCTTCATATACAAAAGATTTTGGGTTTGTAGTTTTGATTGTATCTTCATCAAAGTCTCCTCCATTTTGTATAAAATCAATATTGTGAGTTTTTAAAATTAGTGCTCTTGTAGGAGAATTTGAACCTAGTCGAATCAAAACTTAATTACCTTTTTTTATTTGAAGTATACTAAAAAGTTATAAAATATTAACTTTTATATTTTCATTGAAAATAGGATATAATCACCAATGCAAAAAATCAATATAATATCTGGCTTTTTAATATTTCTATCTTTTTTAATAACCGTTTTTAGCTATTTTTTTTATCCTGAATTATATATTTTATCTGGAATTTTAGCTTGGTTTGCTTTATTTTTATTGTTTAGTAAAACTTCAAATAAGAAATTATTAGTTTCCCTTTTGGTTTTATCTATGATAAGTTTTATTTTTAGCTTTTTAAATGGTTTTGATATTGATTTTAAAAGGGCTATTTTGGTTAATCAATACTTATTAGTACTTTTAATAGGCGTTGGTTTTTTAAGGCTTATTGCAAGTCCAAAGGAAACAAAAATAAAAGATTTACCTAGGGGTAAAAACTCTTTTTTAAAAACATATTTTGGGGTTCATCTTTTTGGGTCTGTTATAAACTTATCTTCTTTTATTTTAGTTGCTGATAAACTTTATAAAAAAGCTTCATTAACAAAATTGCAAGTTTTAGTTCTTAGTCGTGCTTTTTCTTCCGATGCTTTTTGGTCACCTTTTTTTGTTGCTTTTGCTGCTGCATTAACTTATGCTCCAAATTTAAAAGCTTCAACAATACTTCCTTTAGGGATTTTTTTGGCAATTATTGCTTTTGTTATAACTTATTTAGAGGTTTTAGTAAAATATGATTTTAAAGATTTCCAAGGTTATCCTATAAATTTTGAATCTTTGTATATACCTTTTTTATTAGCATTATTTGTTTTGATAACAAACCATTATTTTCCAAATCTAAAAGTAATATTACTTATTGCTGTTTTTTCTTTGCTTCTAACAATATTGATTTTACCACTTAAAGAGGGATTAAAAAACTCTTTTAAACTGTTGGATACTCACATTAAAACAGAACTTCCAAATATGAAAAATGAACTTTCGCTTTTTTTAGTAGCGGGTTTATTTGGAGTTAGTATAAGTTCAATTATTGTTGGTTTAAATATTGATTTTCCTTTGGAAAAATTTGATGGAATGGGTGCATCGATTCTACTTTTAGTATTTATTCTTTTATCTTTTATGGGAATCCATCCAATTATTACAATAGCCATTATAGGAAATTGGATAAATGAGTTAAACCATACGTTACTTGCAGTAACATTTCTAATGTCTTGGTCAATTGCAGTATCAACCTCCCCATTTAGCGGGCTTAATTTGACTATTCAGTCAAGATATAAATTGATTGCCTGGGATATTTTTAAAATTAACCTTCCTTATACCATCAAAATGTACTTTGTGTGTGTTATAATCTTAAATATACTAGCTAAATATTTAGGAATTTAATGAACATACTTTTTATAATACTAGGAAAAATATTTCCTTTGTATTTAACAATTGCAGCAGGTTATATCTTTACAAAATATTTTAAAATTAAAAGGGAACAAATAGCTTTTTTACTTGTTTATATACTTGGTCCCGTAGTAATCTTTTTTGCAGTTTTATCTATTGAGATTAATATCCAGCTTGTTTTCTTACCAGTTTTTATTTTTCTTTTTGGAAGTTCAATAGCCTTTTTTATTTTACACAAATATAAAGATACCTGGAAAGATCCTAGTGTAAATACTCTTGCTTTTACTTGTGGTACAGGGAACACAGGATATTTTGGTATTCCCCTTGCTATGATTTTACTTGAGCCAAGTGCTGCAAATATATTTATTTTTGGAACTTTAGCTTCCCTTTTATATGAAAATACTACAGGTTTTTATGTTACGGCAAAGGGTAGTTTTACAGCTAGACAATCTATACTTAAAATTCTTAAATTACCATTGTTATATGCTTTTATTGCTGGACTTTGTTTTAACCTTGTTGGTTTTAGAACACCTGAATTTATAGTACCTTATTTTGAAAATTTAAAATGGGCATATGGACTTTTAGGTATGATGATGCTAGGGATGGGGATGAAAGGCTTTAATCTTCATGAGGATTTTGATAAAAAGTATATAAAAATAGCATATTTTTACAAGTTTATTTTTTGGCCTGCAGTTGTATTGGCAATAATTTTTATTGATAAGAGTTTTATTCATTTTTTAAATGAAGAGATTTATAAAGTTATGTTTTTATTTTCAATAGTACCACTTGCAGGTAATACGGTTACTTTAGCAGTTTTATTAAAAGCAAAACCAGAAAAAGCATCATTTACAGTACTTTTATCAACTTTAATTTCAGTAGTTTATATACCTATTGTATTAGCTTTGTATGGTGGTTTTTAATCTAAAACTCTTATAACTTTCCAAAAATGTTTTTCATAATAAGGATTATCGAGTCTTGAAATCGTTACACCCTTTTTGGTAGAAGCGTGTAAGAATTTACCACCTTCAAGGTAGATTCCCACATGTCTTACTTTGAAGCCTGTTTTAAAAAAAACTAAATCTCCCATTTTTAAATCTTCTATTGAAACTTCTTCTCCAAATTCAGATTGTAAAGCAGTAGTTCTAGGAATTTGAATATTTAGTTTGTCTTTAAATGTCCTTTGCACAAAGGCAGAGCAATCAATCCCATTTTTTGAATAGCCACCATATTTATACTTAACACCTTTCCAGTCAATATATTGAGCCTTTAGGTTTTCATAAAGTAAGTCTTCTTTTGTAGTTTCAGTGGATTTATTTGGAAAAGATTTGTTGTGGTTAAAACTTTCACTTCTATAATTATTTTTTGAACTACAAGCTTGAAAAGTTAAAAGAATAAATAATATAGTCATAAGAGTTTTTATAAGATTCATATTGATACCTAGGTTTTTTCTTTATTTTAATTGAATCTCACTTAAATTTTTAGTATATTTGTTATAATTTAATATATAACTAAAAAGGATATATATGCAAAGTAGTATAAAACCAATGTTAATATTGGGTATAGCAATATTTTTAGGACTTTTTTCCTTAGGTTATTTTATTTCTACAAGTGTCATTAACTATAAGCAATTTGACAGAACTGTTACAGTAAAAGGATTATCCCAAAAACAATATAGTGCTGATGTTGTTTTATGGCCAATTAAATTTGTAACTCCTGATGCAAACCTTCTAGATTTAAATGAAAAAATAGAAAACTATACTTCTATAATTTTAAAGTTTTTGAAAGAGAATAATATTTCAGATAAAGAGATAACTATTCAACCACCATCAATTACAGATAAATTAGCAAATGATTATGGAAACAAAAATTATCAGTATAGATATTTAGGAACAAGAACTATAAATATTTATTCAAAAGATGTAACTAAGATTCGAGAGGCTATCTCTAAGTTAACAAAACTAAATAAAAAAGGGATTGTCTTTAAAATAAATGATTATGATACTAGAATTGAGTATATTTTTACTAGATTAAATGAAGTAAAACCTCAAATGATTGAAGAGTCAACAAAAAAAGCTAGAGAGGTTGCTTTGAAATTTGCTAAGGATTCCAATAGTAAATTAGGAAAAATCAGAAAAGCTAGACAAGGTCAGTTTTCGATTTTTGATAGGGATAAAAACACCCCTTATATAAAAACAGTTAGAGTTGTTTCTACGGTTGAGTATTATTTGAGTGACTAAGAGGTTTAAAATCCTCTTAATGTAACTCCTAGAAAAATTGCTATAACACCTAAAACTATATTTATAGGGATTAGGTAATTTGCTATTGGAAGTAATTTTTCTTTTGCATTTGCTAATGCGCCTTCATCAAAAGCTTTTTGTGCTTGTTTTCTTTTTATAAAAACTATTATAAAGACAATTGTCATAATTGTCCAAATCACCTCTTTTGCAATAACAAAACTATATAGAGGTGTTCCTTTAAATCCTAAAGCAATAATCATAATTATTGCAGTAAGAAGTAAAATTATAATTGAAGGAATAACCATATTAAAAAATCTTCTTAAAGATTCTAAGGTTCTTCCTAATTTTATTTTTGGGTCATTTATCTCTTGCATTGAGTAGTGAACTGCAAATCTAATTGCTATCATTCCACCTACCCAAATTACTGCAGAAATTACATGTAAAAATACAATTACTCCAGAAAAGTTTGCAAACAATGATTCCATATTATAAATTATCCATCACAAATTTTTTAGCTGCTTCTTTAGCTTCTTCAATTTTAGATACATCTTTACCCCCAGCTTGTGCGAAATCAGGTCTTCCACCTCCACCTCCACCAACAATAGGAGCAATTGCTTTAATCCAATCACCAGCTTTTACAGCTGTGTTTTTAGACCCTGCAACTAACATAACTTTTTCACCTTTTGGTTGAATTAGTAAGATTGCAACTTTTTCATTTCCATTTTTGTAATCATCAACTAGTTTTTTAATGTCACCATTTTTAACTATATCAACAACAACTTTTGTGTCTCCCACCATCTCTTCATTAATAGGTGAGGCACTTTGGCTTTGAGCCTCTTCAAGCTCTTTTTTAAGTTCTTTGATTTGTTCTTTAAGTTTTTTAATTCCTAAAACGGCATCTTTATTTTTAACTTCAGAAATAACTTCATTTAAAGTTGAAATAGCATCTTTTGTATATGCTGTAGCAGCTAATCCACATACTGCTTCTATTCTTCTCACTCCAGCAGATACACCTGATTCTTTTGTAATATAAAAACTTCCTATATCATGGGCATTTTTTACATGTGTTCCCCCACAAAATTCAACAGATACATCTCCAAAGCTAACAACCCTAACTACATCACCATATTTTTCACCAAACATAGCAATTGCACCTTTTTGTTTAGCTTCATCTATAGGTAATTCTTCAACATCACCACTTAAACCTCTTGCAATCATAGAGTTTACTAAATCTTCAACCTCTTCAATTTGTTCTTGTGTCATAGCTTTTGGATATGTAAAGTCAAATCTTAATCTTGAAGCATCATTAAGTGAACCTGCTTGTGATACTGTGTCACCTAATACCATTTTTAAAGCACTTTGTAAAAGGTGAGTTGCACTATGATGTTTAGCTATTTCGTATCTATTTACAACAACGGCATCAACATTTTCATTAATATTTAAATCTGAACTTTCTACTTTTACTTTTGAAAGGTTTATACCATGAAATTTTTGTGTATCTTCAACAATAGCAATATGTCTATTATCTTCTAATGCTCCAATATCACCTGATTGACCACCACTTGTTGCATAAAATGGAGTTTTGTCAAGCATCACCCAACCAGTTTGACCTTTTGTTAGTTTTGATACCTCATTAAAATTTTCATCTAATAATGTAACTATTTTACTTTTGTATGAAACATTATCATATCCCACAAATTCATTTACACCATATTTTTCAAGTAATGTTTTAAAATCACCTTCTAATGCAGCATCTCCACTACCTTTCCATGCAGCTTTTGCTTTTTTCTTTTGCTCTGCCATAAGTGCATCAAATTTTTCAACATCAACTTCAATATTTTTATCCCTTAACATATCTTGAGTTAAGTCTAAAGGGAAACCTTTTTCATCATATAATTTAAATGCAATTTCACCTGAAAATAAATCTTTTGTATTTTCTAATTCTTCATTAAATAGTGTCATCCCAGAATCAATTGTTTTAAAGAATCTTTCTTCTTCTAAAGTCATTTGCTCTTTTACATACTCTTTTTGTTCAACTAATTCACTGTAATGATGTCCCATAATATCACATAAACTATCGTAAAGTTCAGCCATAAATGGTTTTCTAAATCCTAAAAGATATCCATGTCTAACTGCTCTTCTCATAATTCTTCTATTTACATAAGGTCTTCCTTCGTTTCCAAATAAAATTCCTTGTGAAAGCATAAAGGCATTTGCTCTTAGGTGATCAGCAATTACTCTATATGAACCTATATTCTCTTTTGTTGCAGTTTTGCCAGCTAAACTTTCAAGTTTTTTAATAATTGGTTGGAAATTTGAAGAATCAAAGTTGTTTAAAACTCCCTCTTTAATCGCCATAACTCTTTCTAATCCCATTCCCGTATCAATTGAAGGTTTAGGAAGAGGAGTTCTTGTTCCATCACTACTTTGTTCATATTGCATAAATACTAAGTTCCAAATCTCTAGGAATCTGTCACCATCTCCACCCATTTTATCCTCTGGGCCATTGAAGTTTTCTTCACCTTGGTCATAAAAGATTTCAGAACATGGACCACATGGACCTGTATCTCCCATAGACCAGAAATTGTCTTTATCTCCAAATCTTAAAATTCTACTAGAATCAATATGTTTAGACCATATATCAAAAGCTTCATCATCACTATCATGAACTGTTACCCAAAGTTTTTCAACAGGTAATTCTAAATTTACTGTAACAAATTCCCATGCATAGGCAATTGCATCCTCTTTAAAGTAATCCCCAAAAGAAAAATTACCTAACATCTCAAATAGTGTATGGTGACGCGCTGTATAACCAACATTTTCTAAGTCATTGTGTTTTCCACCAGCTCTAACACAAAGTTGACACGATGTTGCAGTTGGATTTTTAGGTTTTGGCACTGCACCTGTAAATATATCTTTAAATTGAACCATACCTGCATTTGTAAACATTAATGTAGGATCGTCCGGAACTAAAGGCATAGATGAGATAATCTCATGGCCTTTGCCTTTAAAAAATTCTAAATACTCTTTTCTTATATCCATTTATTCTGTCCATTTAATTAGTTTTTACTAACATAATAATTTGCGCCTATTGTAACCAAAATATTATTTATGAAAGATTAGTGGAGCTTTATACAAGTTGATTTAAGTTTTAAAGAGTATAATTTAACACTTTTACATAAAAAATACATAAATAAAGGAATTTAAAATGGGTAAATATATAGATTTAACTCCTGAAAACTTTGAAGAAGTTACTAACTCTGGTGTATCAATGGTAGATTTCTGGGCTCCATGGTGTGGACCTTGTAGAATGGTTGCTCCAATTATTGAAGAGTTAGCTGAAGAGTTTGAAGGTAAAGCTAACATTTGTAAAGTAAATACAGATGAGCAACAAGATTTAGCTGTTAAATATGGAATTAGATCTATTCCAACTATTATCTTTGTTAAAGATGGGGAGATAGTTGATCAAATGGTTGGTGCTGCATCTAAACAAGCATTCGCTGATAAAATTAACTCATTTTTATAATAGTTAAATAAAATCAAAAAACTTAAGCAAGACTTAGTCTTGCTTTTTTTATTTACTTTTTAATATGGATATTATTTATTAAATGATAAAATTTTTCCATAAATCAAAGACAACAAATAAAAAGGAAAAATAAAATGTCAGCAAAATATATAGATTTAACAGAAGAAAATTTTGAAGAAACTACAAAATCAGGTGTAGCAATGGTAGATTTTTGGGCTCCATGGTGTGGACCTTGTAGAATGCTAGCTCCAATTATTGATCAATTGGCTGAAGAGTTTGAAGGTAAAGCTAAAATTTGTAAAGTAAATTCAGATGAACAACAAGACTTAACAGTTAAATATGGTGTAAGATCAGTTCCTACAATATTATTTATGAAAAATGGTGAAGTTGTAGACCAATTGATTGGTGCACAATCTAAACAAGCTTTCTCAGATAAAATCAACTCATTAATATAAAATATATTGAATATATCTAAAAAATTATTGAAAGGATAGCACTAGCTATCCTTTTTTTTAACTTAAAATTTACAATTAAACTACAAAATTACACTAAATATTAAAAAAGCCACACTAATGTCACATTAGAGTTTTAAAATTTCAGTATAAAAAAAGAACATTAATGAAAGGATATGTTATGAGCAATACAGTAAAAATGGCTATACCAATTTTAGTAGCCGTAATTGTTGCGCTTCTACCTACACCAGAAGGTTTAGCTGTTAACGCACACTATTTCTTCGCAGTGTTTTTAGGAGTAATTGTAGGTTTAATTTTGGAGCCAATTCCACCAGCACTAATTGGTTTAACAGGAGTTGCATTTTGTGCAGCATTTGGTTTAGTTGGTAATTCAAAAGAATCAATTAAATGGGCTTTAAGTGGATTTTCAAATGGAGTTATTTGGTTAATTTTTGCAGCATTTATGTTTGCTCTTGGTTATAAAAAATCAGGACTTGGAAAAAGAATTTCACTTATGCTTGTTAAAAAATTAGGTAAAACATCATTAGGTTTAGGATATGCAGTAGCATTTGCAGATGGTATTTTAGCACCATTTATGCCTTCAAATACAGCAAGAAGTGCAGGGACAATTTTCCCAATTGCTATTAATATTCCGCAAATGTTTAATTCATTACCAGATAATGAGCCTAGAAAAATTGGTTCATATATTTCTTGGGTAGCTATTGCAGCAACAACTGTTACAAGTTCTATGTTCTTGACAGCTCTTGCTCCAAACTTACTTGCAGTATCTTTAGTGCAAAAAAATGTAAATGTTGCAATTGAGTGGGGAACATGGTTTAGTACACTAGCTGTAATTATGGTTCCATTGTTCTTATTAGTTCCATTGTTAGCATATATTGTTTATCCACCAGAACAAAAAACTTCACCTGAAGCGCCAGCATGGGCAGCATCAGAGTTACAAAAAATGGGTGGAATTACTAAAAAAGAGATTTTAATGCTTTGCTTTGGTATCTTAGCATTAGTTATGTGGATTTTTGGTAAACAAATTGGTGTAAACAGTACAACAGCGGCTATTGCAGTATTATGTTTACTTGTTCTTTCAAATGTAATTACATGGGAAGATGTTATCACTAATAAAGGTGCCTTTGATGTTTTCATTTGGTTTGCAACTTTAGTTGCTATGGCAGCTGGTTTAAAACAAGTTGGATTCTTAAAATGGGCAGCAGGGTTAATCTCTGGAGGATTAGTTGGAATGGATCCAGTTACAATTGCAATTTTACTTGTAATTCTATTCTTCTTATTCCATTACTTTTTTGCAAGTGTTACAGCTCATACAGTGGCATTATTACCACTATTTTTAGGGGTTGCTGTAAATCTTTTACCTCAAGAGATGATTCAACCATTATCAATTCTTTTAGTTGGTTCATTAGGATTAATGGGAATTATCACTCCGTATGGTACAGGACCTTCTCCAATTTGGTATGGTGCAGGGTATATATCACAAGCAAAATGGTGGTTCTTAGGAGCAATCTTTGGTGGTATCTATTTACTTGCTTTAGTAGGATTAGGATTTGTTATCCTTTAATCTGAAGAAATAACTACGAAAAAAGGTGTCAAGAAATTGGCACCTTTTTTTTATTAAATTTCTACTATAATATTTTCAATATGAAGAAATTAATTTTTTTACTAATCTTTCCAATTTTTCTATTTGCTAATAGTAAGATTCTTATTATAAACTCCTATCACAAAGGTTATGAATTTAGTGATAGTATTGTAAAAGGGATTGAAGAAGTAGTTTATCCTTATACAAATATAGATATTAATACTTTATATATGGACTCAAAAAGGGTTACTTCAAAAGAGTATTTTTCAAATCTTGAAAAACTATATAGCGTTCAATTAAAAAATAGAGAATATGATTTAATTGTAGCAATTGATAGATTTGCATACGATTTTGTTTTAGATGTTCATGAAAAATTTTTTAAAGATAAGCCAGTTTTAGCTGTTGGTATCGAAAACTTTTATGAAGAAAAAGCAATAAAATATGGTGTTAAAGATAAGGTTTCAGCTTTATTAGAAAGAAGAGATTTAAAATCTAATGTAAAAGTTATAAAAAGATTAATACCAAACCTTCAAAAACTTTATATTATAAATGATAAAAGTGAAAATGCCTTACATACTGAACCTTTAATACAAGAACTTTTTGAAGACTTTGATGGTGATTATGAATTAATTTATTTAAAAGAGGATGATTTAGAAAGTTTAAAAGAAAAATTCCAAGTTGAAGATGAAAATAGTGCAGCCTTATTTATACGATTTTATAAAAATAAAGATGGGAAATTAAATAATAATAGAGAAATAGAAAACTTTATTGATAATTCAAAAATCCCTATTTTTATAACAGATTCTATATTTATAAAAAAAGGTGCAGTTGGTGGTAGGATTGTAGATTTATATAGATTTGGTAAAGCTTCTGGGGAAATGGCACTTGATATTTTATATGGCAAGGAGCATAAGGTTATTATATTCAAAGATTTAAATTATGTATTTGATTCAAAAAAACTAGAACAATTTATTCTTCCCGTAAGTGTTTTAGATGTAGATTATGAAATTGTAAATAAAAGGGAGACTTTTTATGATAAAAATAGAGGTTTCATTGAGGTTGTATTTAAACTTATCCCCTTATTATTGTTCCTTATTTTAGGACTTATTCATAATATATATAAGAGAAAACAAACAGAAAAAGAGTTAAGACAAAGAATTGATTTTGATGCAGTTTTATTAAATGCAATTGATAGTCCCATCTTTTGGCAGGATGAAAAGGGTTTTATTGTAGATTCAAATTCACAGTTTTGTTCTTTATTAAAACTCAAATGTGATCAAATATATGGATGTGATGAAATATATGGAAAAAAACTTGAAGACTTTTCTTCTAATCCAAATGTTTTACTTATAATAGATGTTTTAGAAAAATATAAACAAAATAAAAAAGAAAACTATGAATTTAAGTTTTATGATTTAAGTGGAGAAAAGAAATTTTATCTTTTAAAGCAGGAAAAATTTGAAGATAAAAAGTCTAAAACAGAAGGTACTGTTACAATTTTTACTGATGTAACTAAAGAGAGAGAAGTTGCAATGGAAAAACAAAGAAATAGACAATTTGTAATTCAACAAAGTAAATTAGCAGAAATTGGTGAAGTATTTTCATCTATTGCCCACCAATGGAAATCTCCTCTTATAGAGATTACGGCAATTGCACAAGAACTTTTTTATACAAGAAAATGTGATGGTTGTAATAAAAATGAAAAAGAGGATGAAAGTTTTGTAAAAGATATTATGAATCAAGTTACATATATGACAAATACTATTAATGATTTCCAAAAATTTATCATGCCTTCTAATAAAAAGAAAGAATTTAACATTTATGATGCTGTAAAATCTGTTTTAGAAATCATAAATCATAATATAAAATACAATAATATTAAAATCAATATCGATGTAAAAGATGATACAAAGTTAAATGTTTTTGGATATAAAAATGAGATTATGCAATCTTTTTTAAATATAGTTAATAATGCAAAAGACGCTCTTTTGGAAAAAAATGATTATAAAAACAGAAATATTGAAATAAAACTTTTTAATGAAAATAAATATTTAGTAATCACAATAAAAGATAATGCAGGTGGTATTGATGAAAAATCAATAAATGATATTTTCAATCCATACTTTACTACAAAAGAGAATGGCCATGGAATTGGACTATATATGAGTAAGGTTATCATTGAAGATAAAATGGGTGGAAGCATTTCTGTAAAAAATGTTGAAAATGGGGCAATGTTTACAATAAGATTGGATCAAAGTATATGAAAATATTAGTTTTAGAAGATAATAAGAGTTTGTCAAGTGTTATGGATAAAGCACTTACAGCTGAGGGGTATAAAGTTGATTGTTTTTATGATGGTGATGATGCAGCAGATGCAGTAGAAAATGGCTATGGTTGTTTTATTTTAGATATAAATGTACCAAATTTGGATGGTATCTCAATTTTAGAATATATTAGAATGAATCATCCTGATACACCAGTTATTATAATTAGTGCAAATCATGATTTAGAGAAAATTGAAAAATCATACTCTTTTGGATGTGATGATTATTTAAAAAAACCATTTTATATTTTAGAACTTGTTCAA
This genomic window contains:
- a CDS encoding SIMPL domain-containing protein yields the protein MQSSIKPMLILGIAIFLGLFSLGYFISTSVINYKQFDRTVTVKGLSQKQYSADVVLWPIKFVTPDANLLDLNEKIENYTSIILKFLKENNISDKEITIQPPSITDKLANDYGNKNYQYRYLGTRTINIYSKDVTKIREAISKLTKLNKKGIVFKINDYDTRIEYIFTRLNEVKPQMIEESTKKAREVALKFAKDSNSKLGKIRKARQGQFSIFDRDKNTPYIKTVRVVSTVEYYLSD
- a CDS encoding AEC family transporter produces the protein MNILFIILGKIFPLYLTIAAGYIFTKYFKIKREQIAFLLVYILGPVVIFFAVLSIEINIQLVFLPVFIFLFGSSIAFFILHKYKDTWKDPSVNTLAFTCGTGNTGYFGIPLAMILLEPSAANIFIFGTLASLLYENTTGFYVTAKGSFTARQSILKILKLPLLYAFIAGLCFNLVGFRTPEFIVPYFENLKWAYGLLGMMMLGMGMKGFNLHEDFDKKYIKIAYFYKFIFWPAVVLAIIFIDKSFIHFLNEEIYKVMFLFSIVPLAGNTVTLAVLLKAKPEKASFTVLLSTLISVVYIPIVLALYGGF
- a CDS encoding NlpC/P60 family protein, which translates into the protein MNLIKTLMTILFILLTFQACSSKNNYRSESFNHNKSFPNKSTETTKEDLLYENLKAQYIDWKGVKYKYGGYSKNGIDCSAFVQRTFKDKLNIQIPRTTALQSEFGEEVSIEDLKMGDLVFFKTGFKVRHVGIYLEGGKFLHASTKKGVTISRLDNPYYEKHFWKVIRVLD
- a CDS encoding tellurium resistance protein TerC, coding for MQKINIISGFLIFLSFLITVFSYFFYPELYILSGILAWFALFLLFSKTSNKKLLVSLLVLSMISFIFSFLNGFDIDFKRAILVNQYLLVLLIGVGFLRLIASPKETKIKDLPRGKNSFLKTYFGVHLFGSVINLSSFILVADKLYKKASLTKLQVLVLSRAFSSDAFWSPFFVAFAAALTYAPNLKASTILPLGIFLAIIAFVITYLEVLVKYDFKDFQGYPINFESLYIPFLLALFVLITNHYFPNLKVILLIAVFSLLLTILILPLKEGLKNSFKLLDTHIKTELPNMKNELSLFLVAGLFGVSISSIIVGLNIDFPLEKFDGMGASILLLVFILLSFMGIHPIITIAIIGNWINELNHTLLAVTFLMSWSIAVSTSPFSGLNLTIQSRYKLIAWDIFKINLPYTIKMYFVCVIILNILAKYLGI
- the alaS gene encoding alanine--tRNA ligase, giving the protein MDIRKEYLEFFKGKGHEIISSMPLVPDDPTLMFTNAGMVQFKDIFTGAVPKPKNPTATSCQLCVRAGGKHNDLENVGYTARHHTLFEMLGNFSFGDYFKEDAIAYAWEFVTVNLELPVEKLWVTVHDSDDEAFDIWSKHIDSSRILRFGDKDNFWSMGDTGPCGPCSEIFYDQGEENFNGPEDKMGGDGDRFLEIWNLVFMQYEQSSDGTRTPLPKPSIDTGMGLERVMAIKEGVLNNFDSSNFQPIIKKLESLAGKTATKENIGSYRVIADHLRANAFMLSQGILFGNEGRPYVNRRIMRRAVRHGYLLGFRKPFMAELYDSLCDIMGHHYSELVEQKEYVKEQMTLEEERFFKTIDSGMTLFNEELENTKDLFSGEIAFKLYDEKGFPLDLTQDMLRDKNIEVDVEKFDALMAEQKKKAKAAWKGSGDAALEGDFKTLLEKYGVNEFVGYDNVSYKSKIVTLLDENFNEVSKLTKGQTGWVMLDKTPFYATSGGQSGDIGALEDNRHIAIVEDTQKFHGINLSKVKVESSDLNINENVDAVVVNRYEIAKHHSATHLLQSALKMVLGDTVSQAGSLNDASRLRFDFTYPKAMTQEQIEEVEDLVNSMIARGLSGDVEELPIDEAKQKGAIAMFGEKYGDVVRVVSFGDVSVEFCGGTHVKNAHDIGSFYITKESGVSAGVRRIEAVCGLAATAYTKDAISTLNEVISEVKNKDAVLGIKKLKEQIKELKKELEEAQSQSASPINEEMVGDTKVVVDIVKNGDIKKLVDDYKNGNEKVAILLIQPKGEKVMLVAGSKNTAVKAGDWIKAIAPIVGGGGGGRPDFAQAGGKDVSKIEEAKEAAKKFVMDNL
- the trxA gene encoding thioredoxin, yielding MSAKYIDLTEENFEETTKSGVAMVDFWAPWCGPCRMLAPIIDQLAEEFEGKAKICKVNSDEQQDLTVKYGVRSVPTILFMKNGEVVDQLIGAQSKQAFSDKINSLI
- the trxA gene encoding thioredoxin; the protein is MGKYIDLTPENFEEVTNSGVSMVDFWAPWCGPCRMVAPIIEELAEEFEGKANICKVNTDEQQDLAVKYGIRSIPTIIFVKDGEIVDQMVGAASKQAFADKINSFL
- a CDS encoding DUF2269 family protein; translated protein: MESLFANFSGVIVFLHVISAVIWVGGMIAIRFAVHYSMQEINDPKIKLGRTLESLRRFFNMVIPSIIILLLTAIIMIIALGFKGTPLYSFVIAKEVIWTIMTIVFIIVFIKRKQAQKAFDEGALANAKEKLLPIANYLIPINIVLGVIAIFLGVTLRGF
- a CDS encoding DASS family sodium-coupled anion symporter; protein product: MSNTVKMAIPILVAVIVALLPTPEGLAVNAHYFFAVFLGVIVGLILEPIPPALIGLTGVAFCAAFGLVGNSKESIKWALSGFSNGVIWLIFAAFMFALGYKKSGLGKRISLMLVKKLGKTSLGLGYAVAFADGILAPFMPSNTARSAGTIFPIAINIPQMFNSLPDNEPRKIGSYISWVAIAATTVTSSMFLTALAPNLLAVSLVQKNVNVAIEWGTWFSTLAVIMVPLFLLVPLLAYIVYPPEQKTSPEAPAWAASELQKMGGITKKEILMLCFGILALVMWIFGKQIGVNSTTAAIAVLCLLVLSNVITWEDVITNKGAFDVFIWFATLVAMAAGLKQVGFLKWAAGLISGGLVGMDPVTIAILLVILFFLFHYFFASVTAHTVALLPLFLGVAVNLLPQEMIQPLSILLVGSLGLMGIITPYGTGPSPIWYGAGYISQAKWWFLGAIFGGIYLLALVGLGFVIL